Proteins co-encoded in one candidate division TA06 bacterium genomic window:
- a CDS encoding Abortive infection protein AbiEi, translating to MKNQDKKMRKVFGKRNDFAATRDLLAAGIHPRDIKRMRDEGRIVRLTKGLYRLGDIPLVSNQGFIDLAHAVPQGVICLLSALSYYELTTFNPSIISMAICRGTWEPTIEYPPVEFYRFSKKQFEAGIDEIKIGNNTVRMYCPEKTICDSFRYRGKLGLDTAKEGLSEYLKRRDRNLEKLLEYADICRIRPLLKTWLDAMV from the coding sequence ATGAAGAATCAAGATAAGAAGATGCGCAAGGTATTCGGCAAGCGCAATGACTTTGCCGCAACAAGAGACCTTCTCGCTGCAGGCATTCATCCACGTGATATCAAGAGAATGAGGGATGAAGGCCGGATAGTCCGTCTGACGAAAGGCCTTTATCGTCTGGGAGACATTCCTCTTGTCTCTAATCAGGGCTTCATTGATCTCGCCCATGCTGTCCCCCAGGGAGTCATATGTCTGCTCTCGGCCCTATCCTACTACGAGCTGACCACTTTCAACCCCTCTATCATCTCAATGGCCATTTGTCGAGGCACATGGGAGCCGACAATCGAGTATCCCCCTGTCGAATTCTATCGTTTTTCAAAGAAGCAATTTGAGGCAGGGATTGACGAGATCAAGATTGGTAATAACACGGTGCGCATGTACTGCCCGGAAAAGACCATATGCGACTCTTTCCGATATCGAGGCAAACTCGGGCTGGATACAGCGAAGGAGGGTCTGTCAGAGTACCTGAAGCGCAGGGACCGCAATCTAGAGAAGCTACTTGAATATGCTGATATCTGCCGGATCAGACCACTGCTGAAGACCTGGCTCGATGCTATGGTTTAG